One Ooceraea biroi isolate clonal line C1 chromosome 6, Obir_v5.4, whole genome shotgun sequence genomic window carries:
- the LOC105280188 gene encoding translocating chain-associated membrane protein 1, producing the protein MVAMKGRKSSSKNPPILSHEFVIQNHADIISCVAMVFVIGLMMQVTSPWAYTFIAINHNITNTTEDPTAAIKYTTGWKDACAVFFYFLITIIMHAVLQEYVFDKISKRLHLSKVKLSKFNESSQLIVFYGLSALWAIDIIIRENILLNIWALWEDYPAPMSFSLKLFFICQLAYWLHCYPELYFQRVKKEDIPQRVVYATIGLFFTSVAYYFNFQQLAVILLTLHYVGDALLHSARLVHFIGQKEKQTRLSFLLANSTYAFVRVATIILSCVVFLYGLRQVEFKFDYVTGTFNTPAVHFAAIFTISLFQGYLLYLFVAKQIKRARENAAPVVVKTKPKQKQRKREGKKSVLSEDDDLPEVDQATKNNLRSRPSAKTK; encoded by the exons ATGGTCGCGATGAAGGGACGCAAGAGCTCGAGCAAGAACCCGCCGATACTCAGCCATGAATTCGTCATACAGAATCATGCGGACATCATTTCCTGCGTGGCTATGGTCTTCGTGATCGGTTTGATGATGCAG GTTACCTCACCATGGGCATACACATTCATTGCCATTAATCATAATATAACTAATACTACTGAAGATCCAACAGCAGCAATAAAGTATACTACAGGATGGAAAGATGCATGTGCAgtgttcttttatttcttgataACCATTATAATGCATGCTGTGCTTCAGGAGTATGTATTTGAC AAAATTTCCAAGCGGCTTCATCTCAGCAAAGTGAAACTCTCCAAGTTCAATGAGTCCAGCCAATTGATAGTGTTTTATGGATTATCCGCTTTATGGGCAATTGACATTATAATTAG GGAGAATATACTTTTAAACATATGGGCATTATGGGAGGATTACCCAGCGCCAATGTCTTTCTCCTTAAAACTGTTCTTCATCTGTCAGCTTGCCTATTGGTTACATTGTTATCCTGAACTCTACTTTCAACGAGTCAAGAAAGAAGATATCCCACAACGCGTCGTCTATGCCACCATCGGATTATTTTTCACATCCGTAGCTTATTACTTCAA TTTCCAACAACTTGCCGTAATTTTGTTGACTCTCCATTATGTGGGAGACGCTTTACTACATAGTGCCAGATTGGTTCACTTTATTGGtcaaaaagaaaagcaaaCGAGAC TGTCGTTTCTTCTTGCCAATTCGACTTATGCGTTTGTGCGCGTTGCAACTATCATATTGTCATGCGTGGTGTTCCTGTACGGTTTGAGACAAGTGGAATTCAAGTTCGACTATGTCACGGGCACTTTCAATACTCCCGCTGTCCATTTCGCGGCAATATTCACCATCTCACTTTTCCAAGGTTACCTCCTATATCTCTTTGTCGCGAAGCAGATTAAACGTGCGCGCGAAAATGCCGCACCCGTCGTCGTAAAGACGAAGCCGAAGCAAAAGCAGAGGAAACGAGAAG GCAAAAAATCCGTTTTGTCCGAGGACGACGATCTTCCAGAGGTGGATCAAGCGACGAAAAACAATCTGAGAAGTCGTCCTTCAGCCAAAACAAAAtag
- the LOC113562096 gene encoding uncharacterized protein LOC113562096, translating to MSNIPIIFLRSANSTPAVTSEVRDTAASQSQHRRRCVRILGRRYALTTTEHKYLEVGINVGYGPSHMEIAVGDKRGNELILGMATWKGLVEHQHLIQEYFSKTDKRPVDPIYIGPLTVEFITFNDTKCVRFEATNVRSIMMASTLTTLFNLDKCIDYMYNWLVSCTDHVDDKYEQFCKIARCVDNPNDITVAIQNSEYFNDKELINCELLALAF from the coding sequence ATGTCTAATATACCTATAATATTTCTCCGCAGTGCTAATTCTACACCGGCCGTCACTTCCGAAGTGCGTGATACTGCAGCATCGCAATCACAACACCGACGACGATGCGTTCGTATCCTAGGAAGAAGGTACGCGCTGACAACGACGGAACACAAGTATTTGGAAGTTGGCATAAACGTGGGATATGGTCCGAGTCACATGGAGATTGCTGTGGGAGACAAACGTGGGAATGAATTGATCCTCGGAATGGCAACCTGGAAAGGTCTCGTGGAACATCAGCATTTAATCCAGGagtatttttccaaaactgaTAAACGACCCGTAGATCCCATATATATCGGGCCGCTAACTGTAGAATTTATTACGTTTAACGATACGAAGTGTGTTCGGTTCGAAGCAACAAACGTGCGATCAATAATGATGGCATCGACACTAACAACTCTGTTTAATCTCGATAAATGTATCGATTACATGTACAATTGGTTAGTGAGCTGCACCGACCATGTAGATGACAAGTACGAACAGTTCTGTAAGATCGCACGTTGCGTAGATAATCCTAATGACATAACCGTTGCCATACAAAACAGCGAATATTTCAATGACAAGGAACTTATCAATTGTGAGTTATTGGCATTAGCCTTTTAA
- the LOC105280190 gene encoding cryptochrome-1, whose translation MTGSSNNEMSQEMTSGVGGDGKKHTVHWFRKGLRLHDNPSLKEGLAGASTFRCVFVLDPWFAGSTNVGINKWRFLLQCLEDLDCSLRKLNSRLFVIRGQPADALPKLFKEWGTTNLTFEEDSEPFGRIRDHNISALCKELGISVDQKISHTLYKLDEIIERNGGKPPLTYHQFQNIVAGMDPPEAPVSTVTATCIGSAYTPLKDDHDDHYGVPTLEELGFDTEGLLPPLWIGGESEALARLERHLERKAWVASFGKPKMTPQSLLPSQTGLSPYLRFGCLSTRLFYYQLTDLYKKIKKAMPTLSLHGQLLWREFFYCAATKNLNFDRMQGNPICVQIPWDKNIEALAKWANGQTGFPWIDAIMTQLREEGWIHHLARHAVACFLTRGDLWISWEEGMKVFDELLLDADWSVNAGMWMWLSCSSFFQQFFHCYCPVRFGRKADPNGDYIRRYLPVLKNFPTRYIHEPWNAPLSIQHAAKCIIGKEYSLPMVDHSKSSRINIERMKQVYQQLNKYRGNATSFKRKKYRLAERVAGTTGKEFR comes from the exons ATGACAGGCAGCAGTAACAATGAAATGAGTCAGGAAATGACATCGGGAGTTGGAGGCGATGGAAAGAAGCACACGGTTCATTGGTTCCGTAAGGGACTTCGGTTGCACGACAATCCCTCCTTGAAGGAAGGCCTTGCCGGGGCATCCACTTTCCGGTGCGTCTTCGTGCTGGATCCCTGGTTCGCCGGAAGTACTAATGTTGGCATCAACAAATGGAG ATTTCTGTTGCAGTGCCTGGAGGATCTGGATTGCTCACTGAGGAAATTAAACTCCCGTCTATTCGTGATCCGCGGCCAGCCAGCCGATGCGCTGCCCAAACTCTTCAAAGAATGGGGCACAACGAATCTGACCTTCGAGGAGGATTCGGAACCGTTCGGACGCATACGAGATCATAACATTTCCGCTCTATGTAAGGAGCTCGGTATATCGGTGGACCAGAAGATCTCTCATACGCTTTACAAGTTGGATGA AATCATAGAGAGAAATGGCGGAAAACCGCCATTGACCTACCatcaatttcaaaatatcGTCGCTGGTATGGATCCGCCAGAAGCACCAGTATCGACAGTGACTGCTACCTGTATCGGCAGCGCTTATACTCCTCTCAAGGACGATCACGACGATCATTATGGTGTACCCACCCTCGAGGAACTCG GCTTTGATACAGAAGGTTTGTTGCCACCGTTGTGGATTGGTGGCGAGAGCGAAGCCCTGGCGCGGCTCGAGCGTCATCTCGAAAGGAAGGCATGGGTTGCGAGCTTTGGCAAACCAAAAATGACGCCGCAATCCTTACTACCAAGTCAAACTGGGCTTTCGCCTTATTTGCGATTCGGATGTCTCAGTACGCGACTATTTTACTACCAACTCACTGATCTGTATAAGAAG ATAAAAAAAGCGATGCCGACGCTTTCGTTGCATGGACAGCTCCTCTGGCGCGAATTTTTCTATTGCGCCGCAACAAAGAATCTAAACTTCGATCGAATGCAGGGTAACCCAATATGCGTGCAGATACCATGGGACAAGAACATTGAGGCGCTCGCAAAGTGGGCGAAC GGTCAAACAGGATTTCCATGGATCGATGCGATCATGACTCAACTGCGGGAGGAAGGTTGGATACATCATCTGGCTAGACACGCGGTGGCTTGCTTCTTGACCAGAGGCGACCTTTGGATTTCATGGGAGGAAGGAATGAAA GTGTTCGATGAGCTTCTCTTGGATGCCGATTGGTCCGTAAATGCCGGTATGTGGATGTGGTTGTCGTGCAGTTCTTTCTTCCAACAGTTTTTCCATTGCTATTGTCCTGTTCGATTTGGTAGGAAAGCGGATCCAAATGGCGATTATATCAG ACGTTATTTACCGGTGCTAAAGAATTTTCCAACCAGATATATTCACGAGCCATGGAACGCACCACTCAGCATACAGCACGCCGCCAAATGCATTATTGGTAAAGAGTATTCGTTGCCGATGGTGGATCATAGCAAAAGTTCACGTATCAATATCGAGCGGATGAAACAAGTATACCAGCAGCTGAACAAATATCGCGGTAATG CAACttcgtttaaaagaaaaaaatatcg
- the LOC105280189 gene encoding E3 ubiquitin-protein ligase RNF169 isoform X2 — MYLKRTSKLLDLSVSRTNADVNLRDLMCPVCRGILIEPVTLPCTHNLCLRCLKGTFEHNSLSCPLCRVRVGSWLRNATKTETLVNHGLWQLIRAKFPKEVENKHNGEERDVSLDADYAANRILSAAGEIHREYEMQLQMAEEEMRRRRQVEQMASEALIQKIRAEEQQLLLAQLAQDQLLAKTLAKQQVAEKQKEAVKCYNECIGTSVSSYVFNASGFKTKILPENNIQLSQSESTPTKGSLEMRLSESLDDNSKAKQMNPGCSTSRTYTMETKEELRVPSDVVNSKKKSLGVEVCMMLADDDKRIGSAESSGSHDSINQEIHHFKPIKTVPRTKLKLSSDGKQIDPKLIRVIPILKKVSNIVPKPPSPTNVKRIGCSWSAFKGRIKRDAKEKQAAALNVESTKTISDQKPSTSLGHPQILSNKPIKCQNDVIRRLDFVPEPSFDSNKNYTKNNTNNIINGTKVSKKLSLDDESDTRKTRKSWRTHVRNGMVTKSKGRKNLWRKDRKGTEFSNVADEQDELMGSDSSFEKTSSQDDKQDIDNNDRCVAVEGIAEQIKKKKENTLKERKTLKLIEMKSIVLKRTTIKRTLSERRNSSPTTDRISLSLSQDSGKFDDNCAASRRTKRPRASKVPTDASSKIIVSGLRKSVRNSTKVPSRTDHHESDDAGNKFNYDSPPESCDETECISKSAVSKFELSDEEVIEEQQRIERLLLQEREDFELARRLQAQFDEMERIAGRTRRSRQVTMSARSAQVDSRDFNVARTVCRPSGARKTTQRNSTVNGTANTLAKRKRGRPPKRMKITLDARENETRTR; from the exons ATGTATCTGAAACGCACGTCAAAGCTGTTGGATCTATCGGTGTCGCGAACCAACGCGGACGTGAATCTGCGCGATCTTATGTGCCCGGTGTGCCGCGGTATACTGATTGAGCCAGTGACGCTACCGTGTACACATAACCTCTGTCTACGTTGTCTAAAGGGTACGTTTGAGCACAACAGCCTGAGCTGTCCATTATGCAGGGTCAGAGTGGGCTCGTGGCTGCGTAACGCTACGAAAACGGAGACCTTGGTGAATCATGGACTGTGGCAGCTCATTAGGGCCAAGTTCCCCAAGGAGGTCGAGAACAAGCACAATGGTGAGGAGAGGGACGTCAGCTTGGACGCTG ATTATGCAGCGAATAGAATACTCAGTGCAGCTGGAGAAATACACAGAGAATATGAGATGCAACTTCAAATGGCTGAGGAGGAGATGCGACGTCGGAGACAAGTTGAACAAATGGCTAGCGAGGCTTTAATTCAGAAGATTCGAGCAGAGGAGCAGCAGTTACTGCTAGCGCAGCTAGCACAGGATCAGTTGCTAGCCAAGACGTTAGCAAAGCAGCAGGTTGCAGAGAAACAGAAGGAAGCGGTGAAATGTTACAATGAGTGCATAGGCACATCAGTTTCCAGTTATGTTTTTAATGCTTCGGGATTTAAGACAAAAATTCTACCCGAAAATAACATTCAGCTGTCACAATCTGAAAGCACACCCACCAAAGGCAGTCTTGAAATGAGGCTTTCCGAATCCTTGGATGACAACTCAAAGGCAAAACAGATGA ATCCTGGATGTTCTACATCAAGAACTTATACTATGGAAACGAAAGAAGAGTTGCGCGTGCCGAGCGATGTAGTGAACAGCAAGAAGAAAAGTTTAGGAGTCGAGGTATGCATGATGCTAGCCGATGACGATAAAAGAATAGGGAGCGCAGAGAGTTCCGGCAGTCACGATAGCATAAATCAGGAAATTCATCATTTCAAACCAATCAAGACGGTGCCAAGGACAAAGCTAAAACTCTCTTCGG ATGGAAAACAAATAGATCCGAAGTTGATCAGAGTAATCCCTATTTTAAAGAAAGTCTCCAATATAGTGCCAAAACCACCATCGCCAACAAATGTAAAACGTATTGGATGCTCGTGGAGCGCGTTCAAAG GTAGAATAAAACGGGACGCGAAGGAGAAGCAAGCTGCTGCGCTCAATGTGGAGAGTACGAAGACAATAAGCGATCAGAAACCATCGACGTCGCTAGGTCATCCGCAAATACTTTCGAATAAACCAATAAAATGTCAAAATGACGTTATTCGTCGACTTGATTTTGTGCCTGAACCGTCGTTTGAcagcaataaaaattatacgaaGAATAATACAAACAACATAATCAATGGCACTAAAGTGAGCAAAAAATTGTCGCTGGACGACGAGTCGGATACAAGGAAAACTCGCAAGTCCTGGCGGACACACGTGAGAAATGGTATGGTGACGAAATCGAAAGGTCGGAAAAATCTCTGGAGAAAAGATAGAAAGGGAACCGAGTTCTCGAATGTAGCGGATGAGCAGGATGAACTGATGGGGTCCGATTCGTCGTTCGAGAAAACGAGTTCGCAAGATGATAAGCAGGATATAGATAACAATGACCGCTGTGTAGCGGTTGAAGGTATAGCGGAACagattaaaaagaagaaagagaatacattaaaggaaagaaagacaTTAAAGTTAATCGAAATGAAATCCATTGTATTGAAAAGAACCACGATAAAGAGAACGTTATCCGAAAGGAGAAACTCAAGTCCCACAACGGATCGGATCTCGCTTTCGTTGTCTCAAGATAGCGGGAAATTTGATGATAACTGCGCCGCATCGAGGAGAACGAAACGTCCGCGAGCGAGCAAAGTCCCGACAGATGCGAGTAGCAAAATCATTGTATCCGGCTTGAGAAAATCCGTGCGGAACTCGACGAAAGTTCCTTCCAGAACAGACCATCATGAATCGGACGATGCAGGCAACAAGTTCAACTATGACTCGCCACCGGAGTCTTGCGACGAGACGGAGTGCATCTCCAAGAGTGCTGTTAGCAAATTTGAACTCTCGGATGAAGAGGTGATCGAGGAGCAGCAGCGGATCGAGCGATTGCTGCTACAGGAAAGAGAGGACTTCGAGTTGGCGCGTCGCTTGCAGGCGCAATTCGACGAAATGGAGCGGATAGCCGGGCGCACTAGGCGCTCAAGGCAGGTCACCATGAGCGCGAGGAGCGCGCAAGTGGACTCGCGCGATTTCAACGTAGCGAGAACGGTTTGCAGGCCGAGTGGTGCACGCAAGACTACTCAACGAAATTCTACGGTCAATGGAACGGCGAACACTTTGGCTAAGAGAAAACGGGGCAGGCCACCGAAGCGTATGAAAATCACGCTGGATGCGCGTGAAAATGAGACGCGTACGCGATAA
- the LOC105280189 gene encoding uncharacterized protein LOC105280189 isoform X1: protein MYLKRTSKLLDLSVSRTNADVNLRDLMCPVCRGILIEPVTLPCTHNLCLRCLKGTFEHNSLSCPLCRVRVGSWLRNATKTETLVNHGLWQLIRAKFPKEVENKHNGEERDVSLDADYAANRILSAAGEIHREYEMQLQMAEEEMRRRRQVEQMASEALIQKIRAEEQQLLLAQLAQDQLLAKTLAKQQVAEKQKEAVKCYNECIGTSVSSYVFNASGFKTKILPENNIQLSQSESTPTKGSLEMRLSESLDDNSKAKQMSTTLLSRIEMICSNACGSNEQGTHAIPVKYCYQKQMPVYNAISKTLKHQAVSKFIQPSALNYSTDPGCSTSRTYTMETKEELRVPSDVVNSKKKSLGVEVCMMLADDDKRIGSAESSGSHDSINQEIHHFKPIKTVPRTKLKLSSDGKQIDPKLIRVIPILKKVSNIVPKPPSPTNVKRIGCSWSAFKGRIKRDAKEKQAAALNVESTKTISDQKPSTSLGHPQILSNKPIKCQNDVIRRLDFVPEPSFDSNKNYTKNNTNNIINGTKVSKKLSLDDESDTRKTRKSWRTHVRNGMVTKSKGRKNLWRKDRKGTEFSNVADEQDELMGSDSSFEKTSSQDDKQDIDNNDRCVAVEGIAEQIKKKKENTLKERKTLKLIEMKSIVLKRTTIKRTLSERRNSSPTTDRISLSLSQDSGKFDDNCAASRRTKRPRASKVPTDASSKIIVSGLRKSVRNSTKVPSRTDHHESDDAGNKFNYDSPPESCDETECISKSAVSKFELSDEEVIEEQQRIERLLLQEREDFELARRLQAQFDEMERIAGRTRRSRQVTMSARSAQVDSRDFNVARTVCRPSGARKTTQRNSTVNGTANTLAKRKRGRPPKRMKITLDARENETRTR from the exons ATGTATCTGAAACGCACGTCAAAGCTGTTGGATCTATCGGTGTCGCGAACCAACGCGGACGTGAATCTGCGCGATCTTATGTGCCCGGTGTGCCGCGGTATACTGATTGAGCCAGTGACGCTACCGTGTACACATAACCTCTGTCTACGTTGTCTAAAGGGTACGTTTGAGCACAACAGCCTGAGCTGTCCATTATGCAGGGTCAGAGTGGGCTCGTGGCTGCGTAACGCTACGAAAACGGAGACCTTGGTGAATCATGGACTGTGGCAGCTCATTAGGGCCAAGTTCCCCAAGGAGGTCGAGAACAAGCACAATGGTGAGGAGAGGGACGTCAGCTTGGACGCTG ATTATGCAGCGAATAGAATACTCAGTGCAGCTGGAGAAATACACAGAGAATATGAGATGCAACTTCAAATGGCTGAGGAGGAGATGCGACGTCGGAGACAAGTTGAACAAATGGCTAGCGAGGCTTTAATTCAGAAGATTCGAGCAGAGGAGCAGCAGTTACTGCTAGCGCAGCTAGCACAGGATCAGTTGCTAGCCAAGACGTTAGCAAAGCAGCAGGTTGCAGAGAAACAGAAGGAAGCGGTGAAATGTTACAATGAGTGCATAGGCACATCAGTTTCCAGTTATGTTTTTAATGCTTCGGGATTTAAGACAAAAATTCTACCCGAAAATAACATTCAGCTGTCACAATCTGAAAGCACACCCACCAAAGGCAGTCTTGAAATGAGGCTTTCCGAATCCTTGGATGACAACTCAAAGGCAAAACAGATGAGTACGACACTTCTATCCAGAATCGAAATGATATGCTCCAATGCATGTGGCTCCAACGAGCAGGGCACGCATGCAATTCCAGTCAAATACTGTTATCAAAAGCAGATGCCCGTTTACAACGCCATTAGCAAAACCTTGAAGCATCAAGCTGTATCAAAGTTCATTCAGCCTTCTGCCTTGAATTACTCTACAGATCCTGGATGTTCTACATCAAGAACTTATACTATGGAAACGAAAGAAGAGTTGCGCGTGCCGAGCGATGTAGTGAACAGCAAGAAGAAAAGTTTAGGAGTCGAGGTATGCATGATGCTAGCCGATGACGATAAAAGAATAGGGAGCGCAGAGAGTTCCGGCAGTCACGATAGCATAAATCAGGAAATTCATCATTTCAAACCAATCAAGACGGTGCCAAGGACAAAGCTAAAACTCTCTTCGG ATGGAAAACAAATAGATCCGAAGTTGATCAGAGTAATCCCTATTTTAAAGAAAGTCTCCAATATAGTGCCAAAACCACCATCGCCAACAAATGTAAAACGTATTGGATGCTCGTGGAGCGCGTTCAAAG GTAGAATAAAACGGGACGCGAAGGAGAAGCAAGCTGCTGCGCTCAATGTGGAGAGTACGAAGACAATAAGCGATCAGAAACCATCGACGTCGCTAGGTCATCCGCAAATACTTTCGAATAAACCAATAAAATGTCAAAATGACGTTATTCGTCGACTTGATTTTGTGCCTGAACCGTCGTTTGAcagcaataaaaattatacgaaGAATAATACAAACAACATAATCAATGGCACTAAAGTGAGCAAAAAATTGTCGCTGGACGACGAGTCGGATACAAGGAAAACTCGCAAGTCCTGGCGGACACACGTGAGAAATGGTATGGTGACGAAATCGAAAGGTCGGAAAAATCTCTGGAGAAAAGATAGAAAGGGAACCGAGTTCTCGAATGTAGCGGATGAGCAGGATGAACTGATGGGGTCCGATTCGTCGTTCGAGAAAACGAGTTCGCAAGATGATAAGCAGGATATAGATAACAATGACCGCTGTGTAGCGGTTGAAGGTATAGCGGAACagattaaaaagaagaaagagaatacattaaaggaaagaaagacaTTAAAGTTAATCGAAATGAAATCCATTGTATTGAAAAGAACCACGATAAAGAGAACGTTATCCGAAAGGAGAAACTCAAGTCCCACAACGGATCGGATCTCGCTTTCGTTGTCTCAAGATAGCGGGAAATTTGATGATAACTGCGCCGCATCGAGGAGAACGAAACGTCCGCGAGCGAGCAAAGTCCCGACAGATGCGAGTAGCAAAATCATTGTATCCGGCTTGAGAAAATCCGTGCGGAACTCGACGAAAGTTCCTTCCAGAACAGACCATCATGAATCGGACGATGCAGGCAACAAGTTCAACTATGACTCGCCACCGGAGTCTTGCGACGAGACGGAGTGCATCTCCAAGAGTGCTGTTAGCAAATTTGAACTCTCGGATGAAGAGGTGATCGAGGAGCAGCAGCGGATCGAGCGATTGCTGCTACAGGAAAGAGAGGACTTCGAGTTGGCGCGTCGCTTGCAGGCGCAATTCGACGAAATGGAGCGGATAGCCGGGCGCACTAGGCGCTCAAGGCAGGTCACCATGAGCGCGAGGAGCGCGCAAGTGGACTCGCGCGATTTCAACGTAGCGAGAACGGTTTGCAGGCCGAGTGGTGCACGCAAGACTACTCAACGAAATTCTACGGTCAATGGAACGGCGAACACTTTGGCTAAGAGAAAACGGGGCAGGCCACCGAAGCGTATGAAAATCACGCTGGATGCGCGTGAAAATGAGACGCGTACGCGATAA